The Desulfovibrio porci genome includes a region encoding these proteins:
- a CDS encoding integrase core domain-containing protein: KRTANLPVWTHRYNFVRPHTALGRKPPASRLSGG; this comes from the coding sequence GAAAAGAACAGCGAACTTGCCGGTCTGGACGCATCGCTACAACTTTGTGCGTCCGCATACGGCTCTTGGCAGAAAACCTCCAGCCTCAAGGCTGAGCGGAGGGTGA